The Meiothermus sp. CFH 77666 region ATGCCATAAAGCACCCCAAAGTTGATGGTCTTGGCAGCCCGGCGCTGCTCGGGAGCTACCTGGGTCAGATCCAGACCAAACATCCAGGCTGCGGTCTGGGTGTGGATGTCCTTGCCCTCGCGGAAGACCTGTATCAGGTTCTCATCGCCGGACAGGTGGGCCAGCACCCGCAGCTCGATTTGCGAGTAATCCGCGGCGATCAGCTTCATGCCGGGTGCGGCCCGGAAGGCTTTGCGGATGCGGCGGCCTATCTCGGTGCGGACAGGGATGTTTTGCAGGTTGGGGTCTATCGAGGAGAGCCGTCCGGTGGCGGTGCCGGTCTGGTTGAAGCGGGTGTGCAGGCGGCCCGTTTTGGGGTGAATCAGCTTGGGCAGGGGGTCGAGGTAGGTGCTTTTGAGCTTGGTGAGCTCGCGGTAGGCGAGGATGCGGTTCACAATTTCGTGCTGGCCCAAAAGCTCTTCCAGCGCACTGGCCGCGGTGGAGCGTTTGCCGGTCTGGGTTTTGCGGCCCGAAGCCGATAGCTTGAGTTCGTCGTACAGGACGACCTCGAGCTGATCCCTCGAGTTCACATTAAAGGGGTGGCCGGCCAGGCGGTGAATCTCGGCCTCGAGGTAGGAGATTTCCTTGCCCAGCTCCTCGGCAAGCTGCCCCAGATACTCGGTATCGAGCGAGATGCCCCTGGCTTCTACACGGGCCAGCACTGCCGAGAGGGGCTTTTCGATCTCGCGGTAGAGCCACTCGATCTGGGGGTTCTCGCCGATGCGGCGTTGGAGGGTTTCCCACAGGACATGGGCGGCCTGGGCGCGTTCGGCGGGGTCGTTGTTCCAGTCGCCTGCGCCATAGCGCCGCACGGTGCTGGCAGGGTCGCTGTTGGAGGGGTCGTAGAGGTAAGCCAGCAGCAGGGGGTCGTCGCCGGGGGGCACCCAGACCCCTTCCTTGAGGGCCAGTACCGATAAATCTTTTGCAGCCATGCTGCGAATTTCAGGAAATCTTTTCAGCTCATGCAGGCTGGGCTGCCCCCGGTAAACCTTGCCCTCCGCATAAGCCGCCAGGCCCAACCAGTTCGCCCACATGGGCTGGGCCCGGTCGAGGGTGTAGCCCAGAAAGGCTTCGGGCGGCGGCGGCCAGGCCGCTTCCTCGGTGGGGGGCGGGGCCGCGAGCAGATTCAACTCGCGCAAAATGGAGCCGAACTCGAGCCGCTCGAGCGCCTCACGCAAGGCCGGGCGATCCGGCTCGCGGCGGTGGCAGTCGCGGAAATCGAGCTCGAGGGGCACGTCGGTGTGAATCTGCGAGAGGGCATGGGAAAGCCTGACGTTATCGCGGCTCTCCTCGAGGCTGGCCCGCAGCTTGGGGGTAAGGGCATCCAGGTGGGCATACAGCTCCTCCAGCGACCCCCATTCCTGCAACAGTTTGGCCGCCGTTTTCTCCCCAATGCCCTTGGCCCCCGGCAGGTTGTCGGAGGAATCGCCCACCAGCGAGCGATAATCCACCCATTGCGCCACCGATACCCCATATTTTTCCTGTACCGCCTGGGGGTTCATCAGGCGTCCGTCGGGCAGCATGACCAGGACGTTTTCCGAAAGGAGCTGAAAACTATCGCGGTCGCCGGTCAGAATCCGCACCGGATAGCCCTCCCGTTCGCCCTTTTTGGCCAGGGTTCCAATCACGTCGTCGGCTTCGTACCCAGGCACTTCCAGCCGCCGGAGCCCCAGCAGATCCACCAGTTCCTTGATTTTTTCGAGCTGGGAGTGAAAATCGTCCGGGGTGGGCGCCCGTCCGGCTTTGTATTCCTCGAAGGCGTCGTGACGGAAGGTTCTGGTGGGGGGGTCGAAGACCACAATTACGCAGTCGCCGTCGTCCTTGAGCAGTTTGAGCAGGGTCCGCAAAAAACCAAACACCGCCTGGGTGGGCTCACCCCTCGAGGTGCTGAGTTTTTCAAAGGCAAAGTAGCTCCGGTAGGCCAGGTGGTGACCATCTACCAGCCAGATACGATCTGGCCTGGGCAGCTCGGCAGAGGGGGGTTCGCTGGTGAACAGGCTGGGTTGCTCCACCCGAATATTCTACCCCCATTCGGTTACAAACAGAAAGTTGTGGACAAGGATTCCAACCTGGTTGAGCCCAAGGTCGAAAACCTCAAAGGACGGCGTCGCAGCGATGTCTGGATGGCTTCGTTGAAGGGCTGCATCTAACTGCGGCGATTTCTGCCATCGGGGGTGCTCTAGAAAAGTGCCAAAAGCCGCCGGGTGCTGGTAGGATGTGTGGGTTGTGCGTTGGTAATGCGCCCTTATGAGAGGAACCTATGCAAAACGAGACCGAGAAACTCGAGTGGTTCGAAATTCAACTACGAATCAAGACCATTGAAGTGATGCTGGGCCCCAAGTACCGTGAGGCCATGGCCCTGACGCTGGGTACCCTCTACGACGAGCAAAAGATTGTAGCCATGGCCAGGCGACTGGGGGTTACGCCTGAGGGGCTCCTGGATCGCCTGGAAAAGATGCGCCTCGAGCTCGGCATCGAGCAGGAGATTACCAAGGGTGTGCTGAAGCTGAAGCGCTAGGTGCTGGACTGTCTTACGGCGTCAGGCGGTGGCGGTCGCGAGGAAAGGCCCGTGCGAAGCGGACGTTGGGCAGGCCCAGGAGTTTCTGGGTCAGGCGCTCCGCCCCGATGGCAAAGCCGCCGTGGGGGGGCATGCCGTACTTGAAAACCTCGAGGTAGCCGGCAAACTGCGCGGGGTCGTGGCCTTTCTTTTTCAGTTGCTCCACCAGCATCTCGTACTGGTGGATGCGCTGCCCGCCGGAGGTGATTTCCAACCCCCTGAACAGCAAATCGAAGCCTCGGGTGGCGCCGTCGCCCTCGGGGTAGGCGTAGAAGGGCCGGGCGGTTTCGGGGTATTTGGCAATAAAGAGGAAGTCCACGCCCCATTTTTCCCTGGCCCAGGCCCCCAGGGTCCGCTCGGCCTCCTCGTTAAAGTCGGCCCCAACCGGCATGCCCAGTTCCTCACGCAGGATGCGGCGGGCTTCTTTGTGCTCGAGGCGGGGCATCTCGGCCAGGTTGGGCCACTCGACTTCCAGAAGCCCACACTCCGCTGGGGTGCTGGCTCGAGCTTCTTCCAGCATGGCCCGCAGAAGCTCTTCCTCGAGGTCTATCACGTCGTATTCCGACTCGATAAAACCCATCTCGACGTCGAGAGAAAGGTACTCGTTGAGGTGGCGGCTGGTGGCGTGCTGCTCGGCCCGAAAGACCGGCGCGACCTCGTAGACCCGTTCGTAAACGCCCACCATAATTTGTTTGTAAAGCTGGGGCGACTGGGCCAGGTAGGCCCGGTGTTCAAAGTAATCGATACCAAAGAGA contains the following coding sequences:
- the polA gene encoding DNA polymerase I; this translates as MEQPSLFTSEPPSAELPRPDRIWLVDGHHLAYRSYFAFEKLSTSRGEPTQAVFGFLRTLLKLLKDDGDCVIVVFDPPTRTFRHDAFEEYKAGRAPTPDDFHSQLEKIKELVDLLGLRRLEVPGYEADDVIGTLAKKGEREGYPVRILTGDRDSFQLLSENVLVMLPDGRLMNPQAVQEKYGVSVAQWVDYRSLVGDSSDNLPGAKGIGEKTAAKLLQEWGSLEELYAHLDALTPKLRASLEESRDNVRLSHALSQIHTDVPLELDFRDCHRREPDRPALREALERLEFGSILRELNLLAAPPPTEEAAWPPPPEAFLGYTLDRAQPMWANWLGLAAYAEGKVYRGQPSLHELKRFPEIRSMAAKDLSVLALKEGVWVPPGDDPLLLAYLYDPSNSDPASTVRRYGAGDWNNDPAERAQAAHVLWETLQRRIGENPQIEWLYREIEKPLSAVLARVEARGISLDTEYLGQLAEELGKEISYLEAEIHRLAGHPFNVNSRDQLEVVLYDELKLSASGRKTQTGKRSTAASALEELLGQHEIVNRILAYRELTKLKSTYLDPLPKLIHPKTGRLHTRFNQTGTATGRLSSIDPNLQNIPVRTEIGRRIRKAFRAAPGMKLIAADYSQIELRVLAHLSGDENLIQVFREGKDIHTQTAAWMFGLDLTQVAPEQRRAAKTINFGVLYGMSAHRLSNELAIPYAEAERFIERYFASYPRVRAWIEKVLAEARQNGYVETLFGRRRFVADLDSRIRSVREAAERMAFNMPVQGTAADLMKLAMVKLQPELLHLDAHLVLQVHDELLVEAEESRVPEVSEVVRTVMQEAWQLAVPLEVGIGVGDNWLEAK
- the aspS gene encoding aspartate--tRNA(Asn) ligase; protein product: MPRTLASEVAQHVGQTVTLQGFLHWKRDLGGIQFALLRDRSGIVQVVVDKRFELPLAESSMRVVGQVVANTKAPGGYEVLADDLEFLATASEPSPIEIPKEDWRVNPETLLEYRHVSLRGEKARAILKVQAALVRGFRNYLDSQGFTEIFTPKIVSAGAEGGSNLFGIDYFEHRAYLAQSPQLYKQIMVGVYERVYEVAPVFRAEQHATSRHLNEYLSLDVEMGFIESEYDVIDLEEELLRAMLEEARASTPAECGLLEVEWPNLAEMPRLEHKEARRILREELGMPVGADFNEEAERTLGAWAREKWGVDFLFIAKYPETARPFYAYPEGDGATRGFDLLFRGLEITSGGQRIHQYEMLVEQLKKKGHDPAQFAGYLEVFKYGMPPHGGFAIGAERLTQKLLGLPNVRFARAFPRDRHRLTP